Proteins from a genomic interval of Cryptococcus neoformans var. grubii H99 chromosome 8, complete sequence:
- a CDS encoding glutaryl-CoA dehydrogenase, whose product MAAARSFSPLVRKATPSAGIVIAKRGMASKFAKYNWEDPLNMNSLLTEEELAIQETAKSFSQAQLLPRVTEAYRTENFDPAILREMGELGLLGATIQGYGCAGVSSVSYGLIAREVERVDSGYRSAMSVQSSLVMHPINEFGSDAQKDKYLPQLATGEIIGCFGLTEPNHGSDPSSMETTATKTSDGWVLNGSKTWISNAPVADLFVIWARVVENGEKGKVRGFLVEKGTPGLSAPAIKNKMSLRASITGSIFMEDVKLSDDALLPKSNGLGSPFSCLNNARYGISWGVMGALEDCIARARDYALERNQFKRPLASFQLIQKKLADASTAATLGLLGALQLGRLKDKGEWSSDMVSMMKRNNCGEALHHSRVLLDILGGNACSDEYHIGRHAANLQVANTYEGTNDIHALILGKAITGLQAFAN is encoded by the exons ATGGCAGCCGCAAGGTCGTTCAGTCCCCTTGTCAGGAAGGCAACTCCTTCAGCGGGCATTGTCATCGCAAAGAGAGGAATGGCTTCCA AATTCGCAAAGTATAACTGGGAG GACCCTCTCAACATGAACTCTCTTCTcacagaggaagaacttGCGATTCA GGAGACAGCCAAATCATTCTCTCAAGCCCAACTTCTCCCCCGCGTGACGGAAGCTTACCGCACT GAAAACTTTGACCCCGCCATCCTCCGGGAGATGGGCGAGCTTGGACTTTTGGGTGCTACAATCCAAGGATATGGGTGTGCTGGTGTATCAAGTGTCTCATATGGTCTTATTGCCCGAGAAGTTGAACG GGTAGATTCAGGATACCGATCTGCTATGAGTGTCCAGTCTTCAT TGGTCATGCACCCTATCAATGAATTTGGCAGCGATGCCCAAAAGGACAAATACCTCCCTCAACTCG CTACTGGCGAGATTATTGGTTGCTTT GGCCTTACCGAACCCAACCACGGTTCTGATCCTTCTTCTATGGAAACCACCGCTACCAAAACATCCGACGGCTGGGTCCTTAACGGTAGCAAAACCTGGATCTCCAATGCTCCAGTGGCCGACTTGTTCGTCATTTGGGCTCGGGTAGTCGAGAATGGTGAGAAAGGCAAGGTGCGAGGTTTCTTGGTTGAAAAAGGCACTCCCGGTCTTTCTGCACCTGCAATCAAAAACAAAATGTCTCTCCGAGCATCGATCACAGGATCCATCTTCATGGAGGACGTCAAGCTCTCCGACGACGCCCTTTTGCCAAAGTCTAATGGTCTGGGATCACCGTTTTCCTGTCTAAACAATGCTAGATATGGTATCAGCTGGGGTGTGATGGGTGCTTTGGAGGACTGTATCGCCCGAGCCAGGGATTACGCTCTTGAACG AAACCAGTTCAAGAGACCTCTTGCATCTTTCCAGCTCATTCAAAAGAAGCTTGCTGACGCCTCCACGGCTGCTACCCTCGGCCTTCTCGGCGCTCTCCAGCTCGGCAGACTCAAGGACAAAGGAGAATGGTCATCCGATATGGTCTccatgatgaagaggaacaaCTGCGGTGAAGCTTTGCACCACTCCAGGGTACTGCTTGACATTTTGGGTGGAAACGCTTGCAGTGATGA GTACCACATTGGTAGGCATGCTGCCAATTTACAGGTTGCCAACACTTATGAGGGAACAAAT GACATTCATG CTCTTATTCTTGGCAAGGCGATTACTGGCTTGCAGGCTTTCGCCAACTAA
- a CDS encoding solute carrier family 25 (mitochondrial S-adenosylmethionine transporter), member 26, with product MADSDAPSRPSPTFQRALISGAISGLSVDFMFFPLDTVKTRIQSSAGFWSSGGFKGVYRGVGSVGLGSAPGASAFFVTYEALKKRLPKYQVFANNSSLTHMAAASGAEYVSCLIRVPTEVVKSRTQTGAYGQGKSSLHSAISTMKYEGIRGFYRGFGITLTREIPFTSIQFPLYEFFKSFLSRHYLGGKRPTSYEAALCGSLAGGIAAASTTPLDVVKTRVMLEARISASASGANAVSDVPPPRQPSPSVLSFPPRLLNILRTEGPAALFRGWVPRTFAISMGGAVFLGIYDLASNFGIKEEKEDKVA from the exons ATGGCTGACAGCGACGCCCCCTCCCGCCCCTCGCCCACCTTCCAAAGGGCCCTCATA TCCGGCGCCATCTCGGGCCTCTCCGTAGACTTCATGTTCTTCCCTCTCGACACAGTCAAGACAAGAATACAGTCTTCAGCAGGCTTCTGGAGCTCGGGCGGATTCAAAGGCGTCTATCGGGGTGTAGGAAGTGTCGGCCTCGGCAGTGCGCCTGGAG CGTcggccttcttcgtcaCGTACGAGGCTCTTAAAAAGCGACTGCCCAAGTATCAGGTGTTTGCCAACAACTCTTCTTTGACTCATATGGCAGCTGCTTCCGGAGCAGAATAT GTCTCATGTCTCATTCGAGTTCCTACAGAGGTTGTCAAATCTCGTACACAAACCGGAGCATATGGTCAGGGCAAGAGCAGTCTCCATTCGGCCATCAGCACCATGAAGTATGAAGGCATCAGAGGGTTCTATCGTGGATTCGGTATCACCCTTACCCGAGAA ATACCCTTCACTTCTATCCAGTTCCCCTTATACGAGTTTTTCAaatccttcctttcccgGCACTACCTGGGCGGTAAACGGCCTACCTCTTACGAAGCAGCTTTATGCGGATCTCTTGCTGGTGGCATAGCAGCTGCCTCTACAACCCCGTTGGATGTCGTAAAAACCCGGGTCATGCTCGAAGCCAGA ATCTCGGCATCTGCATCTGGTGCCAATGCTGTCAGTGATGTCCCCCCTCCCAGACAACCCTCACCATCAgttctctccttccctccccGTCTCCTCAACATCCTCCGCACTGAAGGTCCCGCAGCCCTCTTCAGAGGATGGGTGCCTAGAACATTTGCCATCTCCATGGGAGGTGCAGTCTTTTTGGGTATTTACGATCTGGCTAGCAATTTTGggatcaaagaagaaaaagaagataaagtGGCTTAG
- a CDS encoding transcription initiation factor TFIID subunit 2 — translation MADEQLATWFTLTHQRNVLHLDFSGVITASAFLTIQPTNPSLQAIYLHASPHLHIHSVFLSSPTPTEPLLATPASFALTNPYQPLPVREPPIDIKSHPEIKRKTWAAMGESDEGELAISVSGGWVRLVESQNIAGRDPQVTFAPIQVRIDYQLVVGGDVIEGIVFRRPGDGGNEYQIPHMFLSPTTYNSARVWTPCIDSLFERCTWELEFIVPRYLEGGEPLDGEEGYPVMVVSSGELMEQITHPHDPHKVIFYYLQTNPTSVQHISFAAGPFQMHCISADDSHKPILGFCLPGDLDLLVNSTSYLPRVMAFTTELGSYPFTDFKVLFVSNPRSECSTSATLAIASSDLLHPPSVIEQAISVRQTLSLALIQQWIGINIIQRNYSDTWIVNGLALYILGQFIRHLLGNNEYRFRLKKDIDRCVMQDQGSQWPLCVPGQVDPPDSATTAFINIKAPLVLHILDRHLAKAGTSLGLSQVIPRILMAALSDDLPGNTLTTSYFIRQCRKVSGLDLQTFQDQWIFGSGCPRLSIRTNFIKKKFTVEFMVSQTQPAVEAINEMSEKQRKVAVWRRPTPFFEGSLTVRIHEADGAPFEHLIDIKTPQKTFPLPFNTKYKRTRRSGHIAARFNKMQDALDAANEPSNDDEEEAKLEAADRAGVFAYPPWDDEEERRRWKVAEWGEGEANAMLGEGGGYEWIRVDPDCEWLAIFEFAEKPWCWISQLQGDRDVIAQLEAIQNMRMYPSPVIASELARTVLVKNYFYRVRMEAARALAMYNSSECDYIGYFLIMKLFQVFYCQPSSGNETEPPEIQCLPLPNDFSNFADYFVKKSLIAAMADLRDPATRVVWRHVRITLLDLLRLNDNTSNQYSDSFYLAAVITAISNAFTVGSAAQGMLSETEIESEQLLQKEATDVLDRAMTVDRLVPSYHNVVTKAGLEAQMKSILAGQRTNDSRELLSYTREGNFEAIRMVAFDGLLLCKPPGRSPAVDKYLLDVITNDQSLTIRRFVARNFSESILVSLALGEITGALPLPGVVDVTNETDQMREQRTEGQNNAIVKALRKDFGAKPEVKRLVQDNLIESFIMPDPEVRFALLKVAEIIASSTSEPLPGNLITLSTPTMETPAAPQPPKIRISMPSAEIVSDSQGYGFPASENPVVTPRTAAKIVLNPNAPTPGTHKKKDGPKAQRKGLSDNDFKAIVIALNKLVTDKRSFFFRQPVDPVRDMAPDYLTIIKKPMDLSTIRAKLDNGMYTSRQDFVSDIRLIISNCYTYNSTPTSPVRKAGEAFEKLFNTLWAKTENTLSAQRSSHTTTPSKAMPPPPLPQAEPTPSTSVKVKVKPPKSVTIDPAPAPVMPPPPLPVTKKASIATPPATEEKKEKQAKKRKEPGEARKSDLDDLLGAEVDAMGSKVMSNDPLTDLLEEPKQPTKKSKLPVSSKVSKGASKELSATPSSSNEKPSVKKAKIKVPSASSSSPVPRPPVPTEHPSVSQALGPPPIAPSTVISPQPQPPSDLPPTKSNSMPFKTKRAKALLTTLQKEPSAILFLRPVDPILDGCPTYLDEIKHPMDLGTIGKKIDQKKYKTMGQFARDIELVFANCRQFNPPGEITALADKVEEVYWRDWPKIVSSKMTGDEKKSMVSMLNQALKNPLSEWFRLPVDPIALGIPQYFDIIPPEDARDLGLIKLKLEKGQYQTAKQVDEDVELMLENARVFNGEGPVVDAANALGKWWQSQRSKMDV, via the exons ATGGCAGACGAGCAGCTCGCCACGTGGTTCACGCTCACCCACCAGCGCAATGTCCTCCACCTCGACTTCAGCGGCGTCATCACCGCGTCCGCCTTCCTCACGATCCAGCCCACAAACCCCTCCCTCCAGGCGATATACCTCCACGCGTCTCCCCACCTCCACATACACagcgtcttcctctcctcccccaCGCCCACAGAACCCCTCCTTGCCACCCCCGCCTCCTTCGCGCTCACAAATCCTTACCAACCTCTTCCCGTCCGAGAGCCGCCGATAGACATCAAATCCCACCCAGAGATAAAGCGCAAGACATGGGCTGCTATGGGGGAAAGCGACGAAGGCGAATTGGCCATCTCCGTGTCAGGCGGATGGGTGCGGCTGGTGGAAAGTCAGAACATTGCAGGGCGAGACCCGCAGGTCACGTTTGCACCCATCCAAGTACGAATTGACTACCAGCTGGTGGTTGGCGGGGATGTCATCGAGGGCATCGTGTTCAGACGGCCTGGGGATGGCGGCAATGAATAC CAAATTCCCCACATGTTCCTCTCGCCCACTACTTACAATTCTGCAAGGGTCTGGACTCCGTGTATCGACAGTCTGTTTGAAAGATGTACTTGGGAACTTGAGTTTATTGTGCCCAGGTACTTGGAAGGAGGCGAGCCGCTTGACGGCGAAGAGGGGTATCCCGTGATGGTGGTCAGCAGTGGAGAACTCATGGAGCAA ATAACCCACCCACATGATCCTCACAAAGTGATATTCTACTACCTTCAAACTAATCCGACATCTGTTCAGCACATTTCATTTGCCGCGGGGCCATTTCAGATGCACTGCATTTCGGCAGACGACAGCCATAAGCCTATACTGGGTTTCTGTCTTCCCGGCGATCTTGATCTGCTCGTAAACTCGACCTCTTACCTTCCACGAGTAATGGCTTTCACTACTGAGCTTGGTTCATACCCCTTCACCGATTTCAAAGTCCTGTTTGTCAGCAATCCTCGAAGTGAATGCTCGACATCAGCAACACTCGCTATTGCGTCCTCCGACCTTTTGCATCCACCGTCCGTCATTGAACAGGCCATTAGCGTTCGTCAAACTCTATCCCTTGCGCTTATACAACAATGGATTGGTATCAACATCATTCAGCGCAATTATTCTGACACTTGGATCGTCAACGGTCTTGCTCTTTATATACTCGGTCAATTCATTCGCCACTTGCTAGGGAACAATGAGTATCGCTTCAGGTTGAAAAAGGATATCGACAGGTGCGTCATGCAAGATCAAGGTTCTCAATGGCCGTTATGTGTGCCGGGCCAGGTCGATCCTCCAGACTCTGCAACTACGGCCTTTATCAACATCAAGGCGCCTCTCGTGTTGCACATCCTCGATAGGCACTTGGCCAAGGCCGGCACGTCTTTGGGGTTGTCACAGGTTATTCCGAGAATCCTCATGGCCGCATTGTCAGACGATTTGCCGGGCAATACTCTTACTACATCCTATTTCATTCGTCAGTGTCGTAAAGTCTCGGGTCTCGACCTGCAGACTTTTCAAGATCAATGGATTTTTGGAAGCGGGTGTCCCCGGTTATCAATTAGAACGAATTTCATCAAGAAAAAGTTCACAGTCGAGTTCATGGTGTCCCAAACCCAGCCTGCGGTGGAGGCAATCAATGAGATGAGCGAGAAACAGAGAAAGGTGGCTGTCTGGAGGAGGCCGACACCATTTTTCGAAGGTAGCTTGACAGTCCGCATTCACGAAGCCGACGGTGCGCCTTTTGAACATCTTATCGATATAAAAACTCCGCAAAAAACTTTCCCACTGCCTTTCAACACAAAGTACAAACGTACACGTCGGTCAGGTCACATCGCAGCTCGATTCAACAAGATGCAAGATGCTCTCGATGCTGCTAATGAACCGTCAAacgatgacgaagaagaagccaaattGGAAGCTGCCGATCGAGCCGGTGTATTTGCCTATCCACCgtgggatgatgaagaggagcgTAGGCGGTGGAAAGTGGCAGaatggggagaaggagaggcgaATGCGATGTTGGGCGAAGGCGGAGGATATGAATGGATAAGGGTCGATCCGGACTGCGAGTGGTTGGCAATATTTGAATTTGCAGAAAAGCCGTGGTGTTGGATAAGTCAATTGCAAGGGGACAGGGATGTCATTGCTCAGCTGGAG GCCATCCAAAACATGCGAATGTATCCATCCCCGGTAATAGCGAGTGAATTGGCGCGAACAGTCTTGGTGAAAAATTACTTTTACAGGGTTAGAATGGAAGCAGCAAGGGCCTTGGCCATG TATAACAGTTCTGAATGCGACTACATTGGCTACTTCCTCATCATGAAACTTTTCCAAGTATTTTATTGCCAACCATCATCTGGAAATGAGACGGAGCCCCCTGAAATCCAGTGTCTCCCGTTGCCGAATGATTTTTCCAATTTCGCCGACTACTTTGTCAAAAAG AGTTTGATCGCTGCCATGGCCGATCTGAGGGATCCCGCAACGAGGGTGGTATGGAGGCATGTTCGCATCACCTTGCTTGATTTGCTGCGCCTCAACGATAACACGTCGAACCAG TACTCTGATTCATTTTATCTCGCAGCTGTCATAACCGCCATTTCGAATGCGTTCACAGTGGGCTCTGCCGCTCAAGGGATGTTATCCGAGACAGAGATTGAATCTGAGCAACTGCTGCAAAAAGAGGCAACCGACGTCTTGGACAGAGCGATGACAGTAGACAGACTGGTGCCAAGTTATCACAATGTGGTGACGAAAGCTGGTTTGGAAGCTCAAATGAAATCAATCCTTGCTGGACAAAGGACAAACGATTCTCGAGAGCTTTTAAGCTACACGAG AGAGGGAAATTTTGAGGCAATCCGCATGGTCGCATTTGATGGTCTCCTCCTTTGTAAACCTCCCGGAAGAAGTCCCGCCGTCGACAAATACTTGCTCGACGTTATCACCAATGATCAATCCTTGACCATTCGTCGTTTCGTGGCCCGAAATTTTTCCGAGTCCATTCTCGTATCACTCGCTTTGGGCGAGATCACAGGTGCTCTGCCGCTACCCGGAGTGGTCGATGTAACAAATGAGACAGATCAGATGAGAGAGCAAAGGACAGAGGGGCAGAATAACGCCATTGTCAAAGCGTTGAGAAAGGATTTCGGCGCAAAGCCAGAAGTGAAGCGACTGGTGCAAGATAATCTCAT CGAAAGCTTTATAATGCCCGACCCAGAAGTGCGTTTCGCGCTTTTAAAAGTTGCAGAGATTATCGCCTCCAGTACATCCGAGCCCCTACCTGGAAATCTCATCACTCTCTCTACACCGACGATGGAGACGCCTGCGGCACCTCAACCACCCAAAATCAGGATTAGCATGCCAAGTGCCGAGATCGTGTCCGATTCGCAAG GCTACGGTTTCCCTGCTTCTGAAAACCCTGTTGTCACTCCTCGTACTGCAGCCAAAATTGTTCTCAACCCTAATGCCCCTACACCTGGTACtcacaagaagaaggacggtCCGAAAGCTCAACGGAAAGGCTTGTCAGATAATGACTTCAAAGCTATTGTTATTGCTTTGAACAAACTC GTTACCGATAAAAGgagtttcttcttccgacaaCCGGTTGATCCAGTTAGGGATATGGCGCCAGA TTACTTGACGATAATCAAAAAACCTATGGATCTTTCCACAATCCGCGCAAAACTGGATAATGGCATGTATACCAGTCGGCAAGACTTTGTCTCAGATATACGCCTTATTATCTCAAATTGTTACACTTATAATTCCACCCCTACAAGCCCAGTAAGGAAAGCTGGAGAGGCATTCGAGAAGCTGTTCAATACTT TATGGGCCAAAACAGAGAATACATTATCAGCTCAGCGATCAAGCCATACGACTACCCCTTCGAAAGCTATGCCCCCTCCGCCTCTACCGCAAGCTGAACCAACCCCAAGTACCTCTGTAAAGGTTAAAGTCAAACCGCCGAAAAGTGTCACAATCGACCCTGCTCCTGCGCCGGTAATGCCACCACCTCCTTTACCTGTCACCAAAAAAGCGTCTATAGCAACCCCCCCTGCGacagaggaaaagaaggaaaagcaaGCAAAGAAGCGTAAAGAACCCGGAGAGGCTAGGAAAAGTGATCTCGATGACTTACTGGGAGCAGAAGTGGATGCGATGGGTAGTAAAGTTATGTCAAATGACCCCCTGACAGATCTTCTTGAAGAACCAAAACAACCcacaaagaagagcaagttGCCGGTTTCCTCAAAAGTTTCCAAAGGCGCGTCCAAAGAATTGTCCGCTACGCCATCGTCGAGTAACGAAAAGCCGAGCGtcaaaaaggcaaaaatcAAGGTACCAAGTGCGAGTTCATCATCACCGGTGCCAAGGCCACCTGTTCCTACAGAGCACCCTTCGGTATCTCAAGCACTTGGTCCTCCACCTATCGCGCCTTCGACTGTCATTTCCCCTCagcctcaacctccttcgGATTTGCCGCCTACAAAATCAAATTCCATGCCATTTAAGACAAAGAGGGCGAAGGCACTATTGACAACGTTGCAAAAAGAACCCTCTGCTATTCTG TTCCTGCGGCCTGTCGACCCCATTTTGGATGGATGTCCAAC GTATCTCGATGAGATAAAACACCCCATGGACCTTGGTACAATAGGTAAAAAGATCGACCAAAAGAAGTACAAGACGATGGGTCAGTTTGCGCGTGATATTGAGCTTGTGTTTGCAAA CTGCCGGCAGTTCAACCCGCCTGGAGAAATTACGGCATTGGCGGAcaaggtggaagaagtatATTGGAGAGACTGGCCTAAGATAGTTTCTTCGAAGATGACtggagatgagaaaaaGTCAATGGTGTCTATGCTGAATCAAGCACTAAAAAATCCATTGAGCGAGTGGTTCCGTCTCCCGG TCGACCCCATTGCTCTCGGCATCCCTCAGTATTTTGATAT CATCCCTCCAGAAGACGCTCGGGATCTGGGACTTATCAAGTTAAAACTGGAGAAAGGTCAATATCAGACAGCCAAGCAGGTAGACGAAGATGTAGAGCTCATGTTGGAGAACGCGCGAGTGTTCAACGGTGAGGGGCCAGTAGTAGATGCCGCAAACGCCCTTGGCAAGTGGTGGCAGTCACAACGGTCAAAGATGGACGTGTGA
- a CDS encoding dihydrodipicolinate synthetase has translation MRDGRDECLYKIPRHAPAAFPPCISPLRVYTTEIMSSLNGHSNGNGATHKRVLKPGVWAPIPTFLDDREELDIATFRKHVVDLAKLGMQPVVCGSMGEAFHLTDNERVTLFKETRAALDEAGLFDTVIIAGTGANSTRATINLCHLAASSGADVAIVIPPGYFAGAMTPLALKTFFLEVQASSPIPVMLYNFPGAAGGIDLSSDLIEEIARKGSNICGVKLTCGAVGKLTRITAATATPAFADYPRKSDVAPEFLTLGGFADFLAPAVLGGRGHGAIMGLGNIYPRSLARLFELSYKIATDAQPSAQDLKKALELQDLVSGADASFTRAGIPGTKWYLKTHSGYPSARLRHPILEFTDEQGRALEKEEAVVKLMEVEKSLANNQ, from the exons ATGCGCGATGGCAGAGATGAGTGTCTCTATAAAATCCCCAGACACGCACCAGCAGCTTTCCCTCCGTGCATATCCCCACTACGAGTATACACTACTGAAATCATGTCATCACTCAACGGTCATTCCAACGGCAACGGTGCCACCCACAAGAGAGTGCTCAAACCAGGCGTCTGGGCCCCTATCCCCACTTTTTTGGATGACAGGGAGGAGCTTG ATATCGCCACCTTCAGAAAACATGTCGTTGATCTTGCCAAACTCGGTATGCAGCCTGTCGTTTGCGGGTCGATGGGTGAAGCCTTCCACCTCACAGACAATGAGCGAGTGACTCTCTTCAAGGAGACTCGGGCTGCTCTCGACGAAGCTGGATTGTTCGACACCGTGATAATTGCTGGAAC GGGCGCTAATTCCACTCGAGCGACTATCAATCTCTGTCATTTAGCTGCCTCTTCCGGTGCCGATGTTGCTATCGTCATCCCCCCCGGCTATTTCGCAGGTGCCATGACTCCCCTCGCCCTCAagaccttcttccttgaagtccaagcttcttcccccaTCCCCGTTATGCTGTACAACTTCCCAGGTGCTGCTGGGGGCATCGACCTCTCTTCCGATCTCATCGAAGAGATTGCCAGGAAAGGCTCCAACATCTGCGGCGTCAAGCTCACTTGCGGCGCCGTAGGAAAGCTGACAAGAATCACTGCTGCTACTGCTACTCCCGCCTTTGCAGATTATCCTCGAAAGAGTGACGTCGCACCGGAGTTCCTCACTCTTGGTGGGTTTGCAGACTTCCTCGCGCCTGCCGTGTTGGGTGGCAGAGGCCATGGTGCTATCATGGGTTTGGGCAACATTTATCCTCGTTCGCTTGCCAGATTATTTGAGCTCTCCTACAAGATTGCTACAGACGCACAGCCTTCTGCTCAAGACCTGAAGAAGGCTCTCGAGCTGCAAGATCTGGTTTCCGGTGCCGATGCGTCCTTTACAAGGGCAGGAATTCCCGGAACCAAATGGTACCTCAAAACTCACAGCGGCTATCCCTCTGCTAGGTTGAGGCATCCCATATTGGAGTTTACGGATGAACAGGGACGGGcattggagaaggaagaggcagtCGTCAAGTTGATGGAGGTCGAGAAGAGTTTGGCCAATAACCAATGA
- a CDS encoding inositol oxygenase: protein MPVAVSPAAQDFVRVDDPKGTKFDYISDAVDEINVAKLKATDKDNAYDESAFDSEKDKATFRQFVDSNESSRRFYIEQHTKQTVEFNLEARRKAFEKPRAVMGIWEAMELLNTLVDASDPDTSATQIQHLLQTAEAMRKDGKPEWMQVTGVIHDLGKLLYFFGSDGQWDVVGDTFVVGCEIPTDKIVYSDTFGDNPDLKHPTYSTKYGIYEPNCGLDKVMISWGHDEYLYMVCKKQSSLPQAALNMIRYHSFYPWHRERAYTYLESEADKQTLKDVLAFNPYDLYSKSDSLPDPVALRPYYEGLIAKFFPEKINW, encoded by the exons ATGCCCGTCGCTGTCTCTCCCGCCGCTCAGGACTTCGTTCGTGTCGACG ACCCCAAGGGTACTAAGTTCGACTATATCTCCGACGCCGTCGACGAGATCAATGTGGCTAAGCTCAAGGCGACTGACAAGGACAATGCCTATGACGAGTCCGCTTTCGATTCTGAGAAGGATAAGGCCACTTTCCGTCAATTTGTAGACAGCAATGAGAGTTCGCGACGCTTTTACAT CGAACAACACACCAAGCAAACCGTGGAGTTCAATCTAGAAGCTCGTCGTAAGGCCTTCGAGAAGCCCCGTGCCGTCATGGGAATTTGGGAGGCAATGGAGCTCCTTAACACTTTGGTCGACGCAAGTGACCCGGACACCAGTGCCACTCAGATCCAGCATCTCTTGCAGACCGCCGAGGCGATGCGCAAGGATGGGAAGCCGGAATGGATGCAGGTGACCGGTGTCATCCACGACCTCGGCAAGCTCCTTTATTTCTTTGGTAGTGATGGACAATGG GATGTTGTTGGCGATACCTTTGTCGTTGGATGCGAGATTCCTACCGATAAGATTGTCTATTCGGACACTTTCGGCGACAACCCCGATCTCAAGCATCCAACTTACTCGACTAAGTACGGTATTTACGAGCCCAACTGTGGTTTGGACAAAGTCATGATCAGCTGGGGACATGATGAGTACCTC TACATGGTCTGCAAAAAGCAgtcatcccttcctcagGCCGCTTTGAATATGATCCGATATCACTCTTTCTACCCCTGGCATCGCGAGAGGGCTTACACCTATCTTGAAAGTGAGGCAGACAAGCAGACTCTCAAGGATGTTCTTGCCTTCAACCCCTACGATCTCTACTCGAAGTCCGATTCCCTTCCTGATCCCGTAGCTCTTCGCCCATATTACGAAGGGCTCATCGCCAAATTCTTCCCTGAAAAGATCAACTGGTAG
- a CDS encoding glycine-rich RNA binding protein, variant 2 encodes MSASKVYVGNLSWNSTDDTLLQVFSAYGTVTDCIVMKDRETGRSRGFGFVTYGSPQEAEAAIAAMNEQELDGRRVRVNMANSRGSGGGGYGGGYNSGYGGGYQQQGGYQQGGGFNQGYGGGYGGSGYGGGAQGGYGGGYGGQQGGYEQGGQQQGGYNGGY; translated from the exons ATGTCTGCTTCCAAGGTTTACGTTG GCAATCTTTCGTGGAACTCCACCGATGACACCCTTCTCCAG GTCTTTTCCGCCTACGGTACCGTCACCGAC TGCATCGTTATGAAGGACCGTGAGACTGGCCGATCCCGAGGTTTCGGTTTTGTT ACCTACGGTTCCCCTCAGGAGGCTGAGGCTGCCATTGCCGCTATGAACGAGCAGGAGCTTGACGGCCGTCGTGTCCGA GTCAACATGGCCAACTCTCGTGGCTCTGGTGGCGGTGGCTACGGTGGCGGTTACAACTCCGGCT ACGGCGGTGGTtaccaacaacaaggcGGCTACCAACAGGGTGGTGGTTTCAACCAGGGCT ACGGCGGTGGTTACGGTGGCTCCGGCTACGGTGGCGGTGCCCAGGGTGGTTACGGTGGTGGCT ATGGCGGCCAGCAGGGTGGCTACGAGCAGGGCG GCCAGCAACAGGGTGGTTACAACGGTGGTTACTAA
- a CDS encoding glycine-rich RNA binding protein, variant 1: MSASKVYVGNLSWNSTDDTLLQVFSAYGTVTDCIVMKDRETGRSRGFGFVTYGSPQEAEAAIAAMNEQELDGRRVRVNMANSRGSGGGGYGGGYNSGYGGGYQQQGGYQQGGGFNQGYGGGYGGSGYGGGAQGGYGGGYGGQQGGYEQGGYGGNQGFDAQQGYGGASGGYGQQQGGYNGGY; this comes from the exons ATGTCTGCTTCCAAGGTTTACGTTG GCAATCTTTCGTGGAACTCCACCGATGACACCCTTCTCCAG GTCTTTTCCGCCTACGGTACCGTCACCGAC TGCATCGTTATGAAGGACCGTGAGACTGGCCGATCCCGAGGTTTCGGTTTTGTT ACCTACGGTTCCCCTCAGGAGGCTGAGGCTGCCATTGCCGCTATGAACGAGCAGGAGCTTGACGGCCGTCGTGTCCGA GTCAACATGGCCAACTCTCGTGGCTCTGGTGGCGGTGGCTACGGTGGCGGTTACAACTCCGGCT ACGGCGGTGGTtaccaacaacaaggcGGCTACCAACAGGGTGGTGGTTTCAACCAGGGCT ACGGCGGTGGTTACGGTGGCTCCGGCTACGGTGGCGGTGCCCAGGGTGGTTACGGTGGTGGCT ATGGCGGCCAGCAGGGTGGCTACGAGCAGGGCG GCTACGGTGGTAACCAGGGCTTCGATGCCCAACAAGGCTACGGAGGTGCTTCCGGTGGTTACG GCCAGCAACAGGGTGGTTACAACGGTGGTTACTAA